The Apium graveolens cultivar Ventura chromosome 6, ASM990537v1, whole genome shotgun sequence genome contains a region encoding:
- the LOC141667829 gene encoding uncharacterized protein LOC141667829, translated as MDKAMMLLLQRAARKPVDAARAGPSGVPHSVSIELLDDQGNKVIEDNERVVSDLVRVEGNPRKRFRREDDEVAVGGRGFEGVNKDVATAGERVYGKTVDPRSKKEVVRVEIQPTERWTGGSTVPLRALNLFNLPQDLVAYDGRKREDLVDRCKSRAGRFLSDFMHILEDYKADVDGEACSKLEAEVAALKGEKKKIAVGFAELENRVADLTKANSALSKKVAEMGATEQVSSGRIQELEGRLLEVERELEEEKGKRQGLLRQVEGMEVSYKLIVQENADLKTEVEKAVEDIAGALGDGYGRCLQRVEEAGFAIEGHAFDDYLRDLASKGGNA; from the exons ATGGACAAGGCAATGATGTTGTTATTGCAGCGTGCTGCGAGGAAGCCTGTTGATGCGGCCAGGGCTGGACCGTCGGGGGTTCCTCATTCAGTTTCAATTGAATTGCTTGATGACCAGGGAAACAAGGTAATTGAAGATAATGAGAGGGTTGTTTCAGATCTTGTCCGCGTGGAGGGCAACCCTCGAAAGCGGTTTCGGAGGGAGGACGATGAAGTGGCTGTTGGAGGCCGGGGGTTCGAGGGTGTGAACAAAGATGTGGCTACTGCCGGGGAAAGGGTTTATGGGAAGACCGTCGACCCTCGGTCGAAGAAAGAGGTGGTGAGGGTCGAGATCCAGCCCACGGAGCGATGGACGGGGGGGTCAACTGTGCCCTTGAGGGCACTTAACCTCTTTAACTTACCTCAGGACTTGGTTGCTTATGATGGGAGGAAGCGTGAGGACCTTGTTGATCGATGTAAGAGCCGGGCTGGGAGG TTTCTTTCCGATTTTATGCATATACTGGAGGATTACAAGGCTGATGTTGATGGTGAGGCTTGTTCCAAGCTCGAGGCTGAAGTTGCTGCCTTGAAGGGGGAAAAGAAGAAGATTGCGGTGGGTTTTGCGGAACTCGAGAACAGGGTGGCTGATTTGACTAAGGCGAATTCCGCACTGTCTAAAAAGGTTGCTGAGATGGGGGCTACGGAGCAGGTGTCGAGTGGGAGGATACAGGAGCTGGAGGGTCGACTGCTCGAGGTGGAAAGGGAGCTTGAAGAGGAAAAAGGGAAGCGCCAAGGCTTGCTTCGACAGGTCGAAGGAATGGAAGTTTCCTACAAGTTGATCGTGCAAGAAAATGCGGATCTGAAGACAGAGGTAGAGAAAGCCGTTGAAGATATCGCTGGCGCTCTGGGCGACGGTTATGGACGATGCCTTCAACGGGTGGAAGAGGCTGGTTTTGCCATCGAGGGTCATGCCTTTGATGATTATCTTCGTGACCTGGCATCGAAGGGTGGTAACGCGTGA
- the LOC141668588 gene encoding protein LURP-one-related 4-like yields MLKVSPEINLLSPLSSAESTTDHSYTIWMKSLLFNGCGCTIFDSNGEIVYRIDNYSMKCRSQVHLMNLHGKVLLTLRRKKFQIFEQWEGFRWSVSGDRMRDKPWFQVRRDCRILTRSMTNCHVTFGYDHKVKKNFYRIIGFPEKSAFKILRGENQLVAEVKRKQSSSGVILGEDVLSLKVEGSPHIDHLLIMALVIVYGLINDKL; encoded by the exons ATGTTGAAAGTATCTCCTGAGATTAATCTTTTATCACCTCTGAGTTCTGCAGAGTCAACAACAGACCACTCCTACACTATATGGATGAAATCTCTTTTGTTTAATGGATGTGGCTGCACTATATTTGATTCTAATGGTGAAATTGTTTATCGTATCGATAACTATAGCATGAAATGCAGAAGCCAAGTGCACCTCATGAACCTCCATGGAAAAGTTCTGCTTACATTACGTCGAAAG AAGTTTCAGATTTTCGAACAATGGGAAGGCTTTAGATGGAGTGTTAGCGGAGACAGGATGAGAGATAAGCCATGGTTTCAAGTAAGAAGAGATTGCAGGATTCTAACAAGAAGTATGACTAATTGTCATGTTACTTTTGGATATGATCATAAAGTTAAGAAAAATTTCTACAGGATAATTGGATTTCCAGAAAAATCAGCTTTCAAAATTTTACGTGGTGAGAACCAACTTGTTGCTGAG GTGAAAAGAAAGCAGTCTTCTAGTGGAGTTATACTAGGAGAAGATGTATTAAGTTTAAAAGTGGAAGGGTCGCCACATATTGATCATTTGCTGATAATGGCTCTTGTGATTGTGTATGGATTAATCAACGACAAACTTTGA